In Agromyces sp. Leaf222, the genomic window CGGGCGACCGAGCGGCCGACCTCGACCGCGTCGTCTTCGGTGACGGCACCGCGGACCTCGATCGCGATGTCGTGGCTCGCACCCTCGGCGTCGGCCTGCAACTGCTCGGCCAGCGAACGACAGGCGCCGGTCACGGCGGTACGGAACGCGTCGAGGTCGGGCACGATGCCGGATGCGCCGGAGGCGAGGAGCGTGACCTGGTCGTTCGTCGACATGCAGCCGTCGGAGTCGAGCCGGTCGAACGTGACCCTGGTCGCCTCGCGGAGCGCCGCGTCGAGCTCGCCGCTCGGCAGGTCGGCGTCGGTGGTGAGCACCACGAGCATGGTCGCGAGGCCCGGTGCGAGCATGCCCGCGCCCTTCGCCATGCCGCCGACGCGCCATCCGTCGCCCTCGATCACGACCGTCTTCGGCTTCGTGTCGGTGGTCATGATCGCCCGTGCCGAGTCATCGCCGCCGTCGGCCGACAGGCGCGCGGCGGCCGAGAGCACGCCCTCTTCGAGGACCTCGCCGTCGAGCTGGTCGCCGATGAGGCCGGTCGAGCAGACGAGCACGTCGCCTGCGGCGATGCCCAGGGCGGATGCCGCGGCCTCCGCCGTGCGATGCGTGACCTGGAACCCCTCGGGGCCCGTGAAGCAGTTCGCGCCGCCGGAGTTCAGCACGATGGCCGACACGACGCCGTCGAGGATGACCTGCTGCGACCAGAGGATCGGGTTCGCCTTCGCGCGGTTCGACGTGAACACGGCCGCGGCCGCCGCCGACGGCCCCCGGTTCACGATGAGGGCGAGGTCGAGGGCGCCTGAGCGTTTGATGCCCGCGGCGATGCCCGCGGCCTCGAAGCCTGCGGGGGCGGTGACGGTCACGGGGCGACTCCGTTCATGGGAAGTCCGGTGTACTCGGCGAGGCCGAGCGCGATGTTCGCGGACTGGATGGCGGCACCCGCGGTGCCCTTGACGAGGTTGTCGACGGCGGCGACCACGACGACGCGGCCGGCGGCCTCGTCGATCGCGAGTCCGAGGAGCGCGGTGTTGGCGCCCACCACGTCGGAGGTGCGCGGGAACGAACCCTCGGGAAGCAGCTGCACGAACCGCTCGCCGGCATAGGCGTCTTCCCAGGCGGCGCGCACGGTCGCGGCATCCGTTCCGGGAACGATGCGGGCCGTCGAGGTCGCGAGGATGCCGCGGCTCATCGGCACGAGGACCGGGGTGAACGAGATCGTCGGGTCGGCCGCACCCGCCCAGCGGAGGGCCTGCTGGATCTCGGGGATGTGCCGGTGGCCGCCGCCCACGGCGTAGGGATTCGCCGAGCCGAGGATCTCGGACGCGAGCAGGTTCACCTTCGGGCTCTTTCCGGCACCAGACGGGCCGACCGCGAGCACCGACACGAGGTCGCGATCCTCGATGACGCCGGCACGGATGCCGGGGGCGAGCGAGAGCGCCACGGTCGACGCGTTGCAGCCGGGAGCCGCGATGCGGCGAGCGCCCGTGAGCCGTTCGCGCTGCGTGCCGGACAGGCGCGGAAGCTCGGGCACGCCGTAGCTCCACGCACCGTGGTGCTCGCCGCCGTAGAACGCCGCCCAGTCGGTGCTCGACTCGAGCCGGTGGTCGGCGCCGCAGTCGATGACGAGGGTGTCGGGCGAGAGCTCGGCGGCGATCGCTCCCGACGTGCCGTGCGGCAGCGCCAGGAAGACGAGGTCGTGGCCACCGAGCGTCTCGGCGCTCGTCTCCTTCAGCGTCAGGTGCGTGAAGGAGCGCAGGTGCGGCTGCACGGACACGAGCGACTGGCCGGCGCTCGAATGCGCCGTGACGGTTCGCACCTCGAACTCGGGATGATCAGCGAGCAGCCGGAGAAGCTCTCCTCCGGCATACCCGGACGCGCCGGAAACGGCGACGGAGTACGTCATGGAATCCACCTTAAGGTCTGAACGAGCGGGGCGATGTTCCGGCGACGCCCCGCGTCAGGCCTCAGGCCTCCGCAGGGGTCGCCGACATTCGGCGCTCGCCACGACGTCGGTTGCGCACGACCGAGACACGCGCGACGCGTGCGGTGCGGGCGAAACGGGCGGTGGACATGGATCGACCCTAGCGGCGGCGCGGCGCCGACCGCAAACCGGGCGGTCGGGTAGTCCCGGTCGCGGCGGATCAGGCGACGGCGGCTCGCGCCTCACCGCCGGCCGGACTCGGCACCGAGTCGATGAGCAGGCGCGTGTACGGATGCTGCGGCGCGTCGAGCAGCTCGGCGGTGGCGCCGCGCTCCACGATCTCGCCCCGGCGCATCACGAGCACCTCGTCGCACACCCGTCGCACGACCGCGAGGTCGTGGCTGATGAAGAGCACCGTGAGCCCACGCTCGCGACGCAGCTCGGCCACGAGGTCGAGCACCTGCGCCTGCACCGAGACGTCGAGGGCGCTCGTCGCCTCGTCCATGACGAGCACGTCTGGCTCGATCGCGAGTGCGCGGGCGATCGCGACGCGCTGGCGCTGGCCGCCCGAGAGGGTTCGCGGCCGCGCGTCGGCGTGTGCGGCCGTGAGGCCGACCTGTTCGAGCAGGTCGACCGCACGGGACCGCGCGGCGGTGCGATCCCGTGTCGTGTGCAGCCGCAGCGCGTCCTCGATGGACCGACCGGCGGTGATGCGGGGGTCGAGCGAGAGGTACGGGTCCTGGAAGACCATCTGCACGCTTCGGGCGTGCGCCAGCCGGGCCTCGCGGCCGTGCGGCACCGACGCGCGGTCTCGGCCGGCGATGGCGAGCGCGCCGCCATCGGTCTGCTCCAGGCCGACGATCATGCGCGCGAGCGTCGACTTGCCCGATCCGGACTCGCCGACGACCGCGAGCGCGCCGCCGCGCTCGAGTTCGAACGACGCCTCGACGACGGCGCGCACGGGCGGCTTGCCGCGCCGGTGGTAGGTCTTCGAGAGCCCCTTCGCCGAGAGGAGCGGTGCGGGCACGGAGGACGCGCCCCCTGAGGCAGGTGCGTCGGATGTCGCGACGTGGGGCTCCGCGTCGACGGCCGTCGCGGCATCCGCTCGCTCCGGAACGCCGCCGGGCGCGAGCGTCGGTGTCGCGGCGACCAGGCGCGCGGTGTACTCGGCCTTGGGCGCCGTGAACACCTGCAGCGCGGCGCCCTCCTCCTCGACGCGACCGGCACGCATCACGACCACGCGATCGCAGATCGAGGCCGCGAGGTTGAGGTCGTGCGTGATGAAGAGCATGCCCATGCCGCGGGCGTCGCGCTGATCGGCGAGCACCCGGATGATCTCGGCCTGCGTGGTGACATCCAATGCGGTCGTCGGCTCATCGCAGATGAGCAGCTTCGGAGAACTCGTGAGGGCGCCGGCGATCATCACGCGCTGCAGCATGCCGCCCGAGAACTCGTGCGGGTACTGCCGCAGGTGCTCCTCGGGGCGCGGCAGCCGAACCGCGGCGAGCAGCTCGAGCGCCCGCGCCGTGGCATCCGTCGCCGAGAGGCCCTCGCACAGTCGGAGCGTCTCGGTCATGTGATCGCCGATCGTGCGCATCGGGTTGATGCCCGACCGCGGGTCCTGGAAGATCATGGCCGCCGAGTGCCGACGCAGCGCGAGGATGTCGCGGCCGCTCGCCCCGATCACCTCGTGCCCGTCGAGCTCGATGCGGCCGCCGAGGCGCGCCCGATCGGGCAGGAGGCCGATGACGGCGCGGGCCGTGAGGGACTTGCCAGAGCCCGACTCCCCCACGAGGCCGACGGTCTCGCCCGCCGCGACGGCGAGCGAGATGCCGTGCAGCAGGCTGGTGCCGTTCTCGAGGTCGAGCGTCAGGTCGGAAATCTCGAGCAGGCTCATGCGGGGACCCCTCCACCGATGCGGTCGGAGAGCTCGTCCCCGATGATGTTGACGGCCACGACCACGACGACGACCGCGACCGCGGGCACCAGGGCGGGCAGGAAGGCTCCGGCGAGGATGCCGGACTGGGCCTCGTTGATCATCGCGCCCCAGTCGGGCGTCGGCGGCTGCACCCCGAGACCGAGGAACGACAGGCCCGCGAGCTCGGCGAGCACGTAGCCGAAG contains:
- the argJ gene encoding bifunctional glutamate N-acetyltransferase/amino-acid acetyltransferase ArgJ gives rise to the protein MTVTAPAGFEAAGIAAGIKRSGALDLALIVNRGPSAAAAAVFTSNRAKANPILWSQQVILDGVVSAIVLNSGGANCFTGPEGFQVTHRTAEAAASALGIAAGDVLVCSTGLIGDQLDGEVLEEGVLSAAARLSADGGDDSARAIMTTDTKPKTVVIEGDGWRVGGMAKGAGMLAPGLATMLVVLTTDADLPSGELDAALREATRVTFDRLDSDGCMSTNDQVTLLASGASGIVPDLDAFRTAVTGACRSLAEQLQADAEGASHDIAIEVRGAVTEDDAVEVGRSVARNNLFKAAIFGNDPNWGRVLAAIGTTQAPFDPYLVDVSMNGVRVCHAGRPDQPREAVDLTPRATHVLIELHAGEASAIILTNDLTHDYVHENSAYAS
- the argC gene encoding N-acetyl-gamma-glutamyl-phosphate reductase, which produces MTYSVAVSGASGYAGGELLRLLADHPEFEVRTVTAHSSAGQSLVSVQPHLRSFTHLTLKETSAETLGGHDLVFLALPHGTSGAIAAELSPDTLVIDCGADHRLESSTDWAAFYGGEHHGAWSYGVPELPRLSGTQRERLTGARRIAAPGCNASTVALSLAPGIRAGVIEDRDLVSVLAVGPSGAGKSPKVNLLASEILGSANPYAVGGGHRHIPEIQQALRWAGAADPTISFTPVLVPMSRGILATSTARIVPGTDAATVRAAWEDAYAGERFVQLLPEGSFPRTSDVVGANTALLGLAIDEAAGRVVVVAAVDNLVKGTAGAAIQSANIALGLAEYTGLPMNGVAP
- a CDS encoding ABC transporter ATP-binding protein, whose amino-acid sequence is MSLLEISDLTLDLENGTSLLHGISLAVAAGETVGLVGESGSGKSLTARAVIGLLPDRARLGGRIELDGHEVIGASGRDILALRRHSAAMIFQDPRSGINPMRTIGDHMTETLRLCEGLSATDATARALELLAAVRLPRPEEHLRQYPHEFSGGMLQRVMIAGALTSSPKLLICDEPTTALDVTTQAEIIRVLADQRDARGMGMLFITHDLNLAASICDRVVVMRAGRVEEEGAALQVFTAPKAEYTARLVAATPTLAPGGVPERADAATAVDAEPHVATSDAPASGGASSVPAPLLSAKGLSKTYHRRGKPPVRAVVEASFELERGGALAVVGESGSGKSTLARMIVGLEQTDGGALAIAGRDRASVPHGREARLAHARSVQMVFQDPYLSLDPRITAGRSIEDALRLHTTRDRTAARSRAVDLLEQVGLTAAHADARPRTLSGGQRQRVAIARALAIEPDVLVMDEATSALDVSVQAQVLDLVAELRRERGLTVLFISHDLAVVRRVCDEVLVMRRGEIVERGATAELLDAPQHPYTRLLIDSVPSPAGGEARAAVA